One genomic region from Gemmatimonadota bacterium encodes:
- a CDS encoding response regulator yields MPRTRLLIVEDSAIVASALRLLFEESGYDVDVASTVKDAIATATARAPEVMLLDLTLPDGDGLTILERLRADGHAPRSTIALTGHDDDELRERCIEAGCVDVLLKPVPIARLVELVRSL; encoded by the coding sequence GTGCCACGAACGCGTCTGCTCATCGTTGAAGACAGCGCGATCGTCGCATCGGCGCTGAGACTGCTATTCGAGGAGAGCGGCTACGACGTGGATGTCGCCTCGACCGTCAAGGATGCAATAGCGACGGCGACTGCGCGCGCGCCAGAAGTGATGCTGCTCGATCTCACACTACCTGACGGCGACGGTCTCACGATTCTCGAGCGTTTGCGCGCGGACGGTCACGCACCGCGCAGCACAATTGCGCTTACTGGCCACGACGACGACGAGCTTCGGGAGCGCTGCATCGAGGCTGGTTGCGTCGACGTGCTGCTCAAGCCGGTTCCGATTGCGCGACTTGTGGAGCTGGTACGATCGCTCTGA
- a CDS encoding dipeptide epimerase: MNLTWERVSLRTRRPFVIARWGYAGHENVIVTITDDDGVSGMGEAAPNRYYGESPDTVVAALERYKPIIESAQSWSLEATDVALTTALRGNASARAAVSSAMHDLHARKAGLPLHKLWGLSADASPLSSFTIAIDDVEGLRRRVSDATEYPILKIKLGTDRDEEIVRTVRDAAPDKVLRVDANAAWTPQQAIERAAMLRDNGVESLEQPVAAADVEGMRFVRERCGLPVIADESCLVAADVPRLAGSCDAINIKLAKCGSLREAIRLVHVARAHNLGVMAGCMIETSLGISAIAQIAPLLDTADFDGAALLAEDPFEGVTIADGRVGLVDSPGLGVTRRRSA; the protein is encoded by the coding sequence ATGAACCTCACGTGGGAGCGAGTCTCCCTCCGCACCAGGCGTCCGTTCGTGATCGCTCGCTGGGGATATGCCGGCCACGAGAACGTGATCGTCACCATCACCGATGATGACGGCGTGAGCGGTATGGGCGAAGCTGCACCCAATCGCTACTACGGCGAATCACCCGATACAGTCGTCGCTGCCTTGGAGCGGTACAAGCCCATAATCGAGTCCGCGCAATCGTGGTCGCTGGAAGCAACTGACGTCGCGCTCACGACCGCGCTGCGCGGCAATGCCTCCGCTCGTGCCGCTGTCAGCTCCGCGATGCACGACCTTCATGCGCGCAAGGCTGGACTCCCGCTGCACAAGTTGTGGGGATTGAGCGCGGACGCCAGTCCGCTTTCGAGCTTTACGATCGCGATCGACGATGTCGAGGGGTTGCGCCGGCGAGTGAGCGACGCGACGGAATATCCGATTCTCAAGATCAAGCTCGGAACCGATCGCGACGAGGAGATCGTGCGCACGGTGCGCGACGCAGCTCCCGACAAGGTATTGCGCGTGGATGCCAATGCGGCGTGGACCCCGCAGCAGGCGATCGAGCGCGCCGCGATGTTGCGCGATAATGGCGTCGAATCACTCGAGCAGCCCGTCGCTGCCGCAGATGTCGAGGGCATGCGCTTCGTACGCGAGCGTTGCGGGCTGCCTGTGATCGCTGACGAATCCTGCCTCGTCGCCGCCGACGTCCCGCGTCTGGCTGGATCGTGTGACGCGATCAATATCAAGCTCGCAAAGTGTGGCAGTCTTCGCGAAGCGATCCGGCTCGTTCACGTCGCGCGCGCGCACAACCTCGGCGTGATGGCCGGATGCATGATCGAAACGTCGCTCGGGATATCGGCCATAGCGCAGATAGCACCGCTTCTCGACACTGCCGATTTCGACGGCGCTGCACTGCTTGCAGAAGATCCGTTCGAAGGCGTGACGATTGCGGACGGCCGAGTGGGGCTTGTGGACTCGCCGGGCCTCGGCGTTACCCGGCGGCGATCGGCGTGA
- the priA gene encoding primosomal protein N', producing MTDQARRLVEVALPVPLFQTFVYSLDGEYEHEARIGSRVLVPFRKRQEIGIVVAFDAAPPARGVIKAVSAVPDAGPALDEGLLALSRWISEYYVVPLGIVMRTVLPALLTGAAQPHPNVKTRRIVRIRDDIPTLLQREKAFARAPQQRALFELIESLGGATSVEHLLQQLKFSPSVLKALEKRALISIDRERVERDPFAARVGRSEPRHVPTPEQLAVINRMGTARPGEVFLLHGVTGSGKTLVYIELLREIVERRGKTAIVLVPEIALTPQTVDRFRAVFGDDVAVLHSALSDGERYDAWLALKRGEKRIAVGARSAVFAPLTNIGAIIVDEEHESSYKQGETPRYHAREAAIVRATQEGAVVVLGSATPSLESWTNAAAAKFTLLSLPDRVGGATLPPVAVVDLRKAVVDSAATAGEDDYQRVVTGPLDAAIRARLDRGEQSILLLNRRGYSAFVQCENCGNVATCPNCSITLTYHRSPERLVCHYCMHQEEPQRVCNRCGGATLRRRGLGTQQVERLICERFPSARVARMDVDTTSGKWAHAEILDRVGAGEVDILLGTQMIAKGLDFPNVTLVGVIDADVGINLPDFRASERCFQLLSQVAGRAGRGARGGEVLIQTRVPSHHAVKCAVTHDYRSFVTEELAGRIQPVYPPNNRLANIVFSGSVESGVADLAIAGAGWLRRLIRVRESPGLTIIGPAPCAVERIKTRWRWHVLLKSEHPHELTRVGRYFLERFPVPARDGLRVTFDRDPVTLL from the coding sequence GTGACGGATCAGGCGCGCCGTCTGGTGGAGGTCGCGCTGCCCGTGCCGCTCTTCCAGACGTTCGTCTATTCACTCGACGGTGAATACGAGCACGAGGCGCGAATCGGCAGCCGCGTCCTCGTTCCATTCCGCAAGCGTCAGGAGATCGGGATAGTCGTCGCATTTGACGCTGCGCCACCGGCTCGCGGCGTCATCAAGGCTGTGTCCGCCGTGCCTGATGCCGGCCCTGCGCTGGACGAAGGGCTGCTCGCACTATCGCGCTGGATCTCGGAGTATTACGTCGTCCCGCTGGGGATCGTGATGCGAACGGTTCTGCCGGCGTTACTGACTGGCGCCGCGCAACCGCACCCCAACGTGAAGACGCGGCGCATCGTGCGCATCCGGGACGACATACCGACGCTGCTTCAGAGGGAGAAGGCGTTCGCGCGCGCGCCGCAGCAGCGCGCACTGTTCGAGCTCATCGAATCGCTCGGCGGCGCAACGAGCGTGGAGCACCTCCTGCAGCAGCTCAAGTTTTCTCCGTCGGTGCTCAAGGCGCTGGAGAAACGTGCGCTCATCAGCATCGATCGCGAGCGTGTCGAGCGAGATCCGTTCGCAGCGCGCGTCGGGCGAAGCGAGCCACGGCACGTGCCCACGCCAGAGCAGCTGGCGGTGATAAATCGGATGGGAACGGCGCGGCCGGGCGAGGTGTTCCTGTTGCACGGCGTGACCGGCAGCGGCAAGACGCTGGTGTACATCGAGCTGTTGCGCGAGATAGTCGAGCGCCGCGGCAAGACGGCCATCGTGCTGGTGCCGGAGATTGCACTGACTCCGCAGACCGTCGATCGGTTCCGTGCCGTATTCGGCGACGATGTCGCAGTGCTGCACAGCGCGCTGAGCGATGGCGAGCGATATGACGCATGGCTCGCGCTCAAGCGCGGTGAGAAGCGAATAGCCGTAGGCGCGCGGTCGGCCGTGTTCGCGCCCCTCACGAATATCGGTGCGATCATCGTCGACGAGGAGCACGAGTCCAGCTACAAGCAGGGAGAGACGCCGCGCTATCATGCGCGCGAAGCCGCGATCGTGCGAGCCACGCAGGAAGGCGCGGTGGTCGTGCTCGGGAGCGCGACTCCTTCGCTGGAGAGCTGGACCAACGCGGCCGCGGCCAAGTTTACATTGCTGTCGCTGCCCGATCGTGTAGGTGGCGCGACGCTGCCCCCTGTCGCTGTCGTGGATCTGCGCAAGGCGGTGGTCGACTCGGCTGCCACGGCGGGCGAGGATGACTACCAGCGAGTCGTAACCGGGCCGCTAGACGCCGCGATTAGAGCGAGACTCGATCGCGGAGAGCAGAGCATCCTGCTGCTCAACCGGCGCGGCTACTCGGCGTTCGTGCAGTGCGAGAACTGCGGCAACGTCGCGACGTGCCCCAACTGCAGCATAACTCTCACGTATCATCGCTCTCCCGAACGGTTGGTCTGTCATTACTGCATGCATCAGGAGGAGCCGCAGCGTGTGTGCAATCGGTGCGGCGGAGCGACGCTGCGGCGCCGTGGACTTGGCACACAGCAGGTGGAACGCCTGATCTGCGAGCGCTTTCCGTCGGCGCGTGTTGCGCGCATGGATGTCGACACGACGTCGGGAAAGTGGGCGCACGCGGAGATCCTCGATCGCGTAGGCGCAGGTGAGGTCGACATCCTGCTTGGCACGCAGATGATCGCGAAGGGACTGGATTTCCCGAACGTTACGCTTGTCGGAGTGATCGATGCCGATGTCGGTATCAACCTGCCGGACTTCCGTGCGAGCGAGCGGTGTTTCCAGCTTCTGAGCCAGGTGGCCGGACGGGCGGGGCGCGGCGCACGCGGCGGTGAAGTGCTTATTCAGACGCGAGTGCCGAGCCATCATGCAGTCAAGTGTGCCGTGACCCACGATTACCGGTCGTTCGTCACGGAAGAGTTGGCGGGACGAATACAGCCTGTGTATCCGCCGAACAATAGACTCGCGAACATCGTGTTCAGCGGCAGCGTCGAGTCGGGCGTCGCGGATCTTGCCATTGCTGGCGCGGGGTGGCTGCGGCGGCTGATTCGCGTGCGGGAAAGTCCCGGGCTCACGATAATCGGGCCAGCGCCATGCGCGGTCGAGCGCATCAAGACGCGCTGGCGCTGGCACGTATTGCTCAAGAGTGAGCACCCGCACGAGCTCACGCGGGTCGGCCGATATTTCCTGGAGCGATTTCCCGTGCCGGCCAGAGACGGGCTGCGAGTGACGTTCGATCGCGATCCGGTAACCCTGCTGTGA
- a CDS encoding HAMP domain-containing sensor histidine kinase — translation MTDPAAALDPRAAALEAELQAARRELAELRSRDALKTQFLSNISHDLRTPLTAIITHAEILRDGILGPMSPRQLESVGGIISGGRQLLDMVSEILTYAKATANRLRLVATDFDLGDVVRQASAINEAIARRRNLSVATEIPESLPTLTADREKLTHVLNNLIGNAIDFTPDGGHVWVRAWYGEDSNQAAHFVEVGDTGIGIAPEHQELVFDEFAQVDSSASRLHHGTGLGLTIARRLVELHGGRIWVESKPGEGARFTLTIPSATNASAHR, via the coding sequence GTGACAGACCCCGCGGCAGCCCTCGATCCCCGTGCCGCGGCGCTCGAGGCCGAGCTCCAGGCGGCCCGCCGAGAACTCGCCGAGCTGCGCTCGCGCGACGCCCTCAAGACGCAGTTTTTATCCAACATCTCGCACGATCTGCGCACACCCCTCACCGCGATCATAACGCACGCGGAAATTCTGCGCGACGGAATATTGGGACCGATGTCGCCACGCCAGCTCGAGAGCGTAGGCGGAATCATCTCGGGTGGCCGACAACTGCTGGACATGGTCAGCGAGATTCTCACCTACGCGAAGGCGACGGCGAACAGATTGCGACTCGTGGCGACCGATTTCGACCTTGGAGATGTGGTGCGGCAGGCGAGTGCCATCAACGAGGCGATCGCGCGACGACGCAACCTCTCGGTCGCGACCGAGATACCGGAGTCACTTCCCACTCTGACGGCAGATCGCGAGAAGCTCACGCACGTGCTCAACAACCTGATCGGCAACGCGATCGACTTCACGCCGGATGGCGGACACGTATGGGTTCGCGCGTGGTATGGCGAGGATAGCAATCAGGCCGCGCATTTCGTGGAGGTTGGGGATACGGGAATCGGAATCGCGCCGGAGCATCAGGAGCTCGTGTTCGACGAATTCGCTCAAGTCGACTCGTCAGCGTCGCGACTGCACCACGGAACCGGACTCGGACTAACGATCGCGCGCAGGCTGGTGGAGTTGCACGGCGGACGCATCTGGGTGGAGAGCAAGCCCGGCGAGGGCGCTCGCTTCACGCTTACTATTCCCAGTGCCACGAACGCGTCTGCTCATCGTTGA
- a CDS encoding serine/threonine-protein kinase, which yields MFCPGCGSWNRGTAARCTRCDAALPAVAAREERPDADITSLRHVIGGRYSVSHRIGDGGMATVYYAMHNALDRPVVLKVLHPHLARDADMRERFRREAETAAQLVHPHICNIIDFGMTERHVYTVMPYLSRGTLGDRISGRRSLPPERVAAVCAQVSSALDYAHRHGVVHRDIKPDNVLFDEDEHAVVTDFGIATAHFRGRMTGTGHVMGTPHYMSPEQARGRLLDGRSDLYTLGIVMYETLVGFVPFDGADIYSITSKHLEEVPVSPDIVDSRVPPALAAVVMRCLAKDPSARYQRGNDVADALIQYLAQTGAPNPEKRNGWFARTLPSFVFTS from the coding sequence GTGTTCTGTCCCGGGTGCGGATCATGGAACCGCGGTACTGCGGCGCGCTGCACTCGTTGCGATGCGGCGCTTCCTGCCGTAGCGGCGCGAGAGGAACGGCCGGACGCCGACATCACGTCACTCAGGCACGTGATCGGTGGACGGTACAGCGTCTCGCACCGCATCGGCGACGGCGGAATGGCGACGGTGTACTACGCGATGCACAACGCGCTGGACAGGCCAGTGGTGCTCAAGGTGCTGCATCCGCATCTGGCGCGCGACGCGGACATGCGGGAGCGGTTCAGACGCGAGGCGGAAACCGCCGCGCAACTGGTGCATCCGCACATCTGCAACATCATCGACTTCGGCATGACGGAACGGCACGTGTACACGGTGATGCCGTATCTGTCGCGCGGCACGCTGGGTGATCGTATCTCCGGGCGGCGCTCGCTCCCGCCGGAGCGCGTCGCGGCGGTGTGTGCGCAGGTTTCGAGTGCGCTCGACTACGCGCATCGGCATGGCGTGGTGCACCGCGACATCAAGCCTGACAACGTCCTGTTCGACGAGGACGAGCATGCGGTGGTCACCGACTTCGGGATCGCGACCGCGCACTTCCGCGGTCGCATGACGGGAACGGGACACGTGATGGGCACGCCGCACTACATGTCGCCGGAGCAGGCGCGTGGTCGTCTGCTCGATGGCCGAAGCGATCTCTACACGCTCGGTATCGTCATGTACGAGACGCTGGTTGGATTCGTGCCATTCGACGGCGCGGACATCTATTCGATAACGTCGAAGCACCTGGAAGAGGTTCCGGTATCACCTGACATCGTCGACTCGCGTGTGCCGCCCGCGCTTGCAGCGGTCGTGATGCGTTGCCTCGCCAAGGATCCGTCTGCGCGGTATCAACGCGGCAACGATGTGGCTGACGCGTTGATCCAGTATCTCGCGCAGACTGGCGCCCCCAATCCGGAGAAGCGGAACGGCTGGTTCGCACGCACGTTGCCGTCTTTCGTTTTCACGTCCTGA